From Haloglomus litoreum, the proteins below share one genomic window:
- a CDS encoding N-acyl homoserine lactonase family protein → MVEMDLHLLDRGTIMSDRNFAVDGTTAATYSNRNPDADYGEFAVWNLLVDHPEATVLWDTGSHPEAADGYWPEPLFEAFAHPDAAERDLETALGDVGYALDDIDVVVQSHLHLDHAGGLYEFAGTDVPVYVHQREVEFAYLSAKTPAGANAYLASDFDHDLNWQVVADERQLLAGFDLLHLPGHTPGLLGARLETDAHGTVLVAGDEAFLRPNYEDEAPMGQSLTTSNQAWRESLRRLKDIERRTDATVLLGHDPEQATALRERWH, encoded by the coding sequence ATGGTCGAGATGGACCTCCACCTGCTGGACCGCGGGACGATCATGTCCGACCGGAACTTCGCCGTCGACGGGACGACGGCCGCGACCTACTCCAACCGGAACCCCGACGCCGACTACGGGGAGTTCGCGGTCTGGAACCTGCTGGTCGACCACCCCGAGGCGACCGTGCTCTGGGACACCGGCTCGCACCCGGAGGCCGCCGACGGCTACTGGCCAGAGCCGCTGTTCGAGGCGTTCGCACACCCCGACGCCGCCGAGCGGGACCTCGAGACGGCTCTGGGAGACGTCGGCTACGCGCTGGACGACATCGACGTGGTGGTCCAGAGCCACCTCCACCTCGACCACGCCGGCGGCCTCTACGAGTTCGCCGGGACGGACGTTCCGGTGTACGTCCACCAGCGGGAGGTCGAGTTCGCGTACCTGTCCGCGAAGACGCCGGCGGGAGCGAACGCCTACCTCGCCAGCGACTTCGACCACGACCTGAACTGGCAGGTGGTGGCGGACGAGCGGCAACTGCTGGCGGGCTTCGACCTGCTCCACCTGCCGGGGCACACGCCCGGGCTGCTGGGCGCACGGCTCGAGACGGACGCCCACGGGACGGTCCTCGTCGCGGGGGACGAGGCGTTCCTCCGACCGAACTACGAGGACGAGGCGCCGATGGGGCAGTCGCTCACGACCAGCAACCAGGCGTGGCGGGAGTCGCTCCGCCGGCTGAAGGACATCGAGCGTCGGACCGATGCCACCGTCCTGCTCGGGCACGACCCGGAGCAGGCGACCGCGCTGCGCGAGCGCTGGCACTGA